DNA sequence from the Parasphingorhabdus cellanae genome:
TCTGGGCGACGATCCAAGCCAGATACCGAATAAAATAACGCGCACGCGCGCTGGCATAGAATAGCCAGCAAATCATGCTGGTTCCACCGGATCCGGCGCAAGCGGAAGCAGAACCGTAAAACACGCACCGCTGTCTCTCATATTTTCTGCGCGGATCGTTCCGCCATGACGCGCAATGACCGCGGCCACAAAATTCAATCCCAATCCAGCGCCTTTGACCGCGCCTTTGGAATCCAGGTCGTTGCTGGCAAATCGCTCGAACAAATGATCCACCATATCCTCGGCAATACCGTTGCCCTGGTCGGCTATAGTTACCGATACAAAAAGCTGTTTATCGATGGCGATATTACGCAACTGGATCGTGATCTTACTGTTATCCGGGCTATATTTGATTGCATTGTCGATCAGATTGGCGAAGGAGCGATAAAGGCTTGATGGCTCACCAATGATGAAGGCCCCATCGGTTTGGTCCTCGACGGAGGATTGAATGCCGCGCTGCTTGGCCAGTGGCCAAAGACTGTCATTTGCTTCGATCACGAGATCAGAAAGTAATATTTCCTCTCCCGAAAACTCACTGGATTTAATTCTCGCCAAGCCAACGAAGTTATCCGCCAAGGCCAGCGTCCGCCGGGCGTGATTTTCTATTCGCCTATTGTCATCAGTCGCATCTTGACCATCCAACAGGGCAAGGATGGCGGCCTGCGGCGATCGCATATCGTGAGACAGAAGCTGCAACACTTCTTCGCGTTCCTGGGCAGCATTGGCAACCTCGGTGATATCAGCGAGATAGTGGATATGACCGCGCAGGTCTCCCTCATCAGACAAAACCCTCGCTCGGCGCATCGCGAAAACCTCGTCATTCAGCGACGTGAAATCAACATAGTCATGTTCCCGTAAATTTTGGTCCAGCGCCAGATAATCTTTGACATCGTCCAAATCTTCCGGCGCGACAAAGCGTTTTAGCATATCGTCGAGCGCAAGATTCTGTGCACCATCTTCAACACCAGTCTGGGCCAGCTTGTTGACGAATTTCACTTTGCCGTCGAGATCGGTGATAAACATCGGATCAGGTAAATTGGTCAGCGCATCGGAAATGAACCGCCGCAAATCGCGGACATGTTTGATGGCGTGGGCCAGTTCTTCGGCCTGTTCCGTGACCAAATCGACCGGGCCAAGCGGCGCCTGTAAAACCGGAATATCGGGCGTGTCCGACCGATAGTTTTTCAGCTCATCGTCCATGAAATCACTGGTCGCCTGCAGCCGTCGCCAGCCCCAGACCGGATAAACAAGCGCCAACCCAACCAATGCAGCACCCGGCGCAAACCAAATGCGGAGCGACAGCAAGATTGCACTCGCCGCCAATATGCAGATCACCAGTCCGACCGAAACAAAAATCGTTGTCCGCGGCCGCCAGCGCCAAAAGCCGATCAACAATATCCATGTCGGGATTAGCGACAATGCGATTTGCGTGGGAACAGAAACCGGCGTGATGAAGTTGTCTTCTCTAATATCATTCAGCAGGTTGGCCATAATCTCTACACCCGCCATGGTACCGCCGTCGCCGAGCGGAACCGGATGCTGGTCACCCAAACCCTGTGCCGTTGCCCCTACCAGGATGATTTTGTCCTTTAGAAACGCCCCAGGCATCTCGCCATTTGCGACAGCCGCATAAGAAACCTGAGCAAAGGTCCCCCGGTCCGCATAGGGCATGAGCAGCGGTTTCTGGCAATCAGGACGGCGGCTAAAGGCCGGCGAAATGCCACCATTGATGCTGCGATAAACCTGTTCCATCAAATGCGGCCAGGTTACCTCCATACTGGTGGCGGGATCCGCTATTCCCCGGAAACAAAGCGACGTTCGGCGAACGACCCCATCGCGATCAAACAGCAAATTGACGTGGCCAATTGCACTCGCCGCTTGCTTCAGCGGTGCAATTGGCTCCTTGATATCAAAGTCAGCGCCATTGCTTCCGGGAAAAACGAAATGCAACGGCAGCAGCAGATTCTCGTTTTTTGCGGCTGCATCAGCAAGCGCCATATCTTCCGCGCTATCACCGGGCTCACTCAACAATAGATCAAAGGCGATCGCTTTTGGGTCGGCATCAGCCAATAATGCCAAGAGCTCGGCATGACGATCCCGCGACCAAGGCCATTTGCCAAAGGCTGCCAGACTATCTTCGTCAATGGCTATAATTAAAACGTCATCTGGTGCCGCCGGTCGGTCATATTCCGAGAGCTGGTCGTAAAGCAGGTTGTCGAAATTTGCGAGACTGTTCCAATAGATTAGACCGGTAACGATCAGCGAGGCCGCCAAAGCCACACCGGCCCATTCAATCCCCAGACGACGGCGTAGTTTCATAGATCGTCGGCTCTCCTAAATCGGACTATAGAAAGGGCCTCCATCGACCCTTGCGATTAAGCGCCTAACCAGCCACCGTCAATTTTTCATAATCGGTCCATTTCTGGAACACATCCTTATCTTCAGGATCGGACGAATATTGCGTAACCCCGACACGCCAATAATATTCGCCGTCTGGTAAATCAGATAAAGTAATAACGTCTCGTGTCAGTCCAGCCTCGTCAACAATCGGAACGGATTTGGTGCTGCCAAGCATCAATTGAAACCGGTACGTTCGTTTGCCGCTGCCAGCCCCAATCCATTTGAAACGATAACCAAAATCGCCGCTATCAGCACTGCCGCTTAAAGTGCTCAATTGGCGCTTGAAGGAATAAGTCTCTGGCATACCTTCAAAGCCGTCTTCATCGAAGGCCGTTGCTTTCCCAAAATAACGGCCGTCCGCCAAACCATCCAGACTTACCATATTGCTCTCACTGCGCTGCTCCGCAACAATGTCAACAAAGCCCGCGTCGGACGATATCAATATGCGGTGTGCTTTCGCCGCTGGGCGAGGCGCGATCACAAAATCCAAACTGTCTTCCGATTGTACTTTCGCCGGATCCACCAGTTCGGGCGGTGTGAGCAGATCTGCCATCGCAAGCTCGCCCGTTACAGTTGCCGCAGCGCCGGTCCCGGCCGGCACCGAAACGCTGGACGCTCCATCAAAGCTTTCGCCCGCCGCGACTTCAACCGATCCCTCAACCGTTTCTGAAAAAGCAGTGCCTGTTTCTTCGTCGACACGGGTTCGATAATCGGTTCCCCTTACGGCGGAAACGGCGACCGGTGTTCTTACACGGTAGCGATCAGCTTTTTTGTCAAATGGCGTGATTTTAGAGCGAACCCGACCGCTATCGACCGCCAACTCGTAATCAATGCTGTCGGTCAGCAGAATATGGCGAAGCCGCGTGATCCGCATCTTGCTATTAGAGGGCATCGAAATACGTGATCCGTCTTCGAGCTGCAGCGTCAGGAAACTGCCAGCGGATGTCGCAAGCCGGCTGCCTTCGCCGATCTCGAGACCTTGCACAGGCGTGATGGCCTGCCCGTCAGCAGCTATCACAACATTGCCGCGAAAGGCGCTCAGACTGGCTTCGCTCTGACGGTATTTCAGCAGACGAAAAGGAATGGATACCGTTTTCCCGATGGGAATGAATCGCGGATTAGCTATGCGATTGAGCCGCTGAACCGCGACATAGTCGGACCGCTTGCGCATATATTTCTCAGACAGGGCGATCAATGTATCGCCTCGCTTGAAGGTATATTCCACCTGCATATTATCCGCGGCGGTCTGGGCCTGAGCGGCCATTGGTAAAACGGAAACGGGTATGAATGACAGAAGAATTGAAACCCGCAAATATCTGAAATATCTGCGCTTACTCATCTCAACGACCACGGTCATACCCCTTTAGTTAAGGTCTCCAGTCTGTAGCCATAACCGAAAACAGTGAAAATCCGAAACCCGTTTTCCGGTGTAAGCGATAATTTCGAGCGCACGCGCGACACGTGCATGTCAAGCGTCCGGGTCGCAAGATGCGCATTGGTCCGCCAAACGGTTTCCATGATATAGCGGCGCGACAATGTCCGGTCACGATTACGGAACATTAAATCCGTAAGCTCAAACTCTTTCGCGGTCAGCGCGACTTCGTTGTCCTTGTGCCGGACCTTTTGCTCGATACGGTCGAGTATATATTCGCCATATTGGGCCTCTGTTTCCATCGCCGATGCGCCGCTATTACGCCGCAAGATGGCATTGATACGGGCTGCGATGACTGACGGGTCTTCCGGTTTCGTTATATAATCGTCAGCGCCTGCGTTGAGTGCTTCGCTGATATCCTGCTTGGCGGTTCGGCTCGTCATCATCATGACGGGCGGGCGATCATCAACCGCTTCTTCCATCCATTCCAGAATCTGAATCCCGGTTTTGCCCGGCATATTCCAATCCAATATCACCAGATCAAAAGTATCTCGCAGCAACGCGTTGGCCAAAGCATTGCCTTCCGCAAAACCAACAAAGACGTGGCCTTGTCCTTCAACAATTTTTCCTAAGAATTCGACGATTTCATTGTCGTCGTCCGCAATCGCTATACGCATAGATGTTCCCCGGTGGCGAAAAGCAACATCTCGATTGCTTCGCCATTTTCAATTTCCCAAACCCGAGCCCATTTACCTCTATTTTTGCAGACTTTACCAGAACTTCGACATGTAATTTACATTCCTTTACATAAATCCGGATGAATTCTGTTAAAACGGCGATGAAATAAAGAAACGATCAATCAATTTCGGAGTTTTTCGGGCCGTGGGAAGCGTTAACAATGCGATTTACATGGCTGCTCGACATCAGTGATTCGATTCGAACATGATAAATTGGTTGGGGTGGCAGGATTCGAACCTGCGCATGGCGGCATCAAAAGCCGCTGCCTTACCACTTGGCGACACCCCAATATAGGCTGCTTCATTCGTCAGCGAAGGGGCCTAATATCTAACTTACCCCAAAGGGGCAAGAGCCAGTTACAGCTTATTTCAGAACATTTTTTAGAACAGGCGTTTCACCCAGCCATGCGTATCTTCCGCAAGTCCGCGCTGAATATCGACCAGCCGCATCCGCAATTTTTCCGTCAATTGCCCCGGACCGCCACTACCAATGGTAAAATCACCGCTTTCGGATCGCACGGTTCCCACCGCGGTCACCACTGCAGCCGTTCCGCAGGCAAAAGTTTCCCGCAATTTCCCACTGACGGCATCATCGCGCCATTGGTCGATGGAATAGGGCTCTTCACGGACTTCCAAACCTTCTTCGCGAGCGAGGACCATGATCGATTCCCGAGTAATTCCCGGTAAAATGGTACCAGTTAGCGGCGGCGTAATTAACCGGCCATCATCCATCACAAAGAACAAATTCATACCGCCCAGCTCTTCGACCCAGCGCTGTTCGGCGGCATCAAGAAACACCACTTGGTCACAATCCTGAGCGATTGCCTCGGCCTGTGCCACAAGGCTCGCAGCATAGTTTCCGCCGCATTTGGCAGCGCCCGTACCGCCCGGTGCGGCCCGGCTATAATCTTGGGAAACCCAGATCGTAATAGCAGAGACCCCAGCCTTGAAATAAGCACCCACTGGCGATGCGATCACCATATAGAGATATTCTTTTGCCGGACGGACGCCCAGAAAAACCTCACTCGCAAACATGAAGGGGCGCAGGTACAGAGATCCGCCTTCTGTTGCCGGAAACCAGTCACGGTCGATATCAACCAGCGCTTCAACGGATTTCAAAAATAATTCTTCCGGCAATTCCGGCATTGCCATGCGTCGCGCAGAGGCCTGAAAACGTTTGGCATTCTGATCAGGCCGGAACAAAGCAGTCCCCCATCGGCGAGCCGATAAGCCTTCATGCCTTCAAATATTTCCTGCGCATAATGCAGCACCGACGATGCAGGATCCATCGGAATTGGCCGGCGTGCTTCGACCTTGGCATCGTGCCAACCCTGCCCTTCAGTATAGCGGATAACCACCATATGATCAGTGAACAAATTTCCAAAGCCAGGGTTTTCGAGCAATTGTGTCCGCTCTGCATCCGGGACTGGCGCACCGTTTCGTTCGATACGGATTTCCAGACTATCGTCGTGCGCCATATCCCGTCTCTCTCGCTATGCTGATTTGGAAGATTCGTAGCCTTGTTTATCTTGCAATCACCTAAACAGCATGTCAAGATACGTCAACATGGCTGACATATCTCGCCCTTCTGCTTCCCCGGGAGCATCACCGCTTTTTCTCCGCGAAGACGAGATCAGACGCGGCGTGGAACTGCTGTATTTTGGCTATACCCGCCTGACCAATGCGATTGATCAAGAGCTTGCCAAACAAGGTCTAGGTCGCGCGCATCACAGGGCTCTTTATTTCATCGCGCGTCAACCGGATTTGACGGTGGGCGAGTTGCTGCGATTGCTCGCGATTACCAAACAATCGCTGGGCCGGGTGTTAAAGGAATTACATGACCGCGAGCTGGTCGTCACAAAAACAGGAGCCTTGGATCGTCGCCAGAAATTACTGCGCCTGACCGACAGTGGTGCGGCGCTTGAAGCAGAGCTGTTTGCACAATTGCGGGAGCGGCTTTCTGCAGCCTATGTCACTGCGGGACAGGAATCGGTCACAGGCTTCTGGCACGTGCTGGAAGGGCTTGTACCGGAGAGTGATCAGCAAATGGTGTTCGATTTGCGCCAGGACAAGAGCTGAACCAGCTGTTAAGTTTACAAAGTGCGCAAGCTTCTTTGCGTCATTGCTAGCACGCAATGGAACTTCAAAGTTCACACAAGTCTCACCCATCGTGCAGGAAAGCTCAGGCCTTCGCTTCTTCCGCCATTTCCCGATTGCGCTCCATTGCTGCTTTCAAGACATCATGGAGCAACGCGTTCACCCGGCCATCGGCATCCAGCACATCAAGCCCTTTACGGGTGACACCATTGGGGCTAGCCACTTGATTAGCGAGTTCTCCCGGACTGACGGCTGAACGGGAAGCTAGCGTCGCTGCGCCATCAACCATCGCCAATGCCAGACGCGCGGCTTGATCCTTG
Encoded proteins:
- a CDS encoding CHASE2 domain-containing protein; amino-acid sequence: MKLRRRLGIEWAGVALAASLIVTGLIYWNSLANFDNLLYDQLSEYDRPAAPDDVLIIAIDEDSLAAFGKWPWSRDRHAELLALLADADPKAIAFDLLLSEPGDSAEDMALADAAAKNENLLLPLHFVFPGSNGADFDIKEPIAPLKQAASAIGHVNLLFDRDGVVRRTSLCFRGIADPATSMEVTWPHLMEQVYRSINGGISPAFSRRPDCQKPLLMPYADRGTFAQVSYAAVANGEMPGAFLKDKIILVGATAQGLGDQHPVPLGDGGTMAGVEIMANLLNDIREDNFITPVSVPTQIALSLIPTWILLIGFWRWRPRTTIFVSVGLVICILAASAILLSLRIWFAPGAALVGLALVYPVWGWRRLQATSDFMDDELKNYRSDTPDIPVLQAPLGPVDLVTEQAEELAHAIKHVRDLRRFISDALTNLPDPMFITDLDGKVKFVNKLAQTGVEDGAQNLALDDMLKRFVAPEDLDDVKDYLALDQNLREHDYVDFTSLNDEVFAMRRARVLSDEGDLRGHIHYLADITEVANAAQEREEVLQLLSHDMRSPQAAILALLDGQDATDDNRRIENHARRTLALADNFVGLARIKSSEFSGEEILLSDLVIEANDSLWPLAKQRGIQSSVEDQTDGAFIIGEPSSLYRSFANLIDNAIKYSPDNSKITIQLRNIAIDKQLFVSVTIADQGNGIAEDMVDHLFERFASNDLDSKGAVKGAGLGLNFVAAVIARHGGTIRAENMRDSGACFTVLLPLAPDPVEPA
- a CDS encoding FecR family protein, with product MSKRRYFRYLRVSILLSFIPVSVLPMAAQAQTAADNMQVEYTFKRGDTLIALSEKYMRKRSDYVAVQRLNRIANPRFIPIGKTVSIPFRLLKYRQSEASLSAFRGNVVIAADGQAITPVQGLEIGEGSRLATSAGSFLTLQLEDGSRISMPSNSKMRITRLRHILLTDSIDYELAVDSGRVRSKITPFDKKADRYRVRTPVAVSAVRGTDYRTRVDEETGTAFSETVEGSVEVAAGESFDGASSVSVPAGTGAAATVTGELAMADLLTPPELVDPAKVQSEDSLDFVIAPRPAAKAHRILISSDAGFVDIVAEQRSESNMVSLDGLADGRYFGKATAFDEDGFEGMPETYSFKRQLSTLSGSADSGDFGYRFKWIGAGSGKRTYRFQLMLGSTKSVPIVDEAGLTRDVITLSDLPDGEYYWRVGVTQYSSDPEDKDVFQKWTDYEKLTVAG
- a CDS encoding response regulator transcription factor, which encodes MRIAIADDDNEIVEFLGKIVEGQGHVFVGFAEGNALANALLRDTFDLVILDWNMPGKTGIQILEWMEEAVDDRPPVMMMTSRTAKQDISEALNAGADDYITKPEDPSVIAARINAILRRNSGASAMETEAQYGEYILDRIEQKVRHKDNEVALTAKEFELTDLMFRNRDRTLSRRYIMETVWRTNAHLATRTLDMHVSRVRSKLSLTPENGFRIFTVFGYGYRLETLTKGV
- a CDS encoding MarR family winged helix-turn-helix transcriptional regulator, which gives rise to MADISRPSASPGASPLFLREDEIRRGVELLYFGYTRLTNAIDQELAKQGLGRAHHRALYFIARQPDLTVGELLRLLAITKQSLGRVLKELHDRELVVTKTGALDRRQKLLRLTDSGAALEAELFAQLRERLSAAYVTAGQESVTGFWHVLEGLVPESDQQMVFDLRQDKS